cTCATCGATAAGACTGTAATCATCAANGCATGTTTAGCTGCCTGAACTCCAATGTAGTCAACAAGACTGATGTCTGTGACCTACAAGATTAGAAAACAAACCGTTACTTACAATCAATAAGATTCATATctcatgaaaaataaaaaaatagtgacTAATCTCTAGCATTACAAGTACAAACCAAATATTAGTGAAAGCTAAATTNTAGCTGCAAGACACAACAGTTTTATCATTAGCTTCGCTTTACTTAAATTGTATATGAGAGCAAAATAACGAAGTCATTGGGAGTGTATGTACCTGTTGGAAGAGCCCTTGGCTGCGTTGATCAATTCATCAGCAAGGCACTCAGCAATAGTCTTGATGTTCCTGAAAGCAGCTTCACGAGCACCGGTGGTAATCAAGAAGATAGCCTGGTTAACACGTCTTAGAGGAGAGATATCAACAGCTTGTCTCCTAACAACACCAGCAGATCCAATTCTGGTAGCATCTTCACGTGGACCACTggaacaaacaacaatcaaaaacactaataataaaaacgaaatgTTCATAGTAGCAATGATATATTCCAGGGTAAAACATGCTGGCTGCTTTGCTAATTCTCAAGCTTAGCAAATACCTGTTGACGATGGCGTCAATGATGACCTGAATCGGGTTCTGGTCTTGCAAGAGGTGGATAATCTCCATGGCGTGCTTGACGATCCTAACTGCCATCAACTTCTTACCATTGTTCCTTCCGTGCATCATAAGAGAGTTAGTGAGCCTCTCAACAATGGGGCATTGAGCCTTCCTGAATCTCTTCACAGAGTATCTTCCAGCTGTGTGGGGGACAAAGGTTGCATGTTTAGCTGCCTGAACTCCAATGTAGTCAACAAGACTGATGTCTGTGACCTACAAGATTAGAAAACAAACCGTTACTTACAATCAATAAGATTCATATctcatgaaaaataaaaaaatagtgacTAATCTCTAGCATTACAAGTACAAACCAAATATTAGTGAAAGCTAAATTGGTCCTGCAGCTATGCTACAGAACTCGACGAATTGAATCTCATTTCCCCAATCAAAAACAGCAATGCAAAGATATGAGTATCACAACAAAAGAGAAGGATGCAATAAAGGGGCTAGAAATGATTTCAACCAAATCTAATACAGTAAGCTAAGATTGCAAATGATTGAATCCTTCGGATGAAACAGAATCAATGAGAAAGGGTTCCATAAACAAAATTTCAAGAGAATGAAAGCTGAAGAAATTACCTGAACGTCGTCATAGGTCCAGCGGTTGAAAAGCTTGACCTCGTTGGTGAGCTGTTGCTGCATCTCAGCGTCAATTTCTGCTACGGCGGCCATGGCTGCAAGATGAAACAGAGTAATGAGCCAAACCTCACGAATACGAAAGCAGAGTACCGAGAGAGAGAATTTGGAGAAATAAGATCACCTGATATAGTGTAGCGTCGCgcgaatgagagagagagagggagagacgACGGCAGAGAAAACTAAAAAGCTTTAAAAGGACGAACGAAAACCCTAATAtcactcttttttatatattttggaagTTAGGGTTTTGGGCTGTTCAAATGGGCTTCACATTTGTTTGTCCAATAAAGAACCGGTTTAACGGTTTATTTTTGGTTAGCGGGTTTTCTCGTGGACTTACATAGCATAATTATTAATATGATCTGAATCTGATTAGTGAAAAATTCGAATCTTTTTATGGTTTAAGGAATGAATTTTGTGATAATCATGAAAACCGATTATATACAATGGACATATATCGATATTACTGTGTACATGAATTTATGGATTATATTCACATTAATGGATCAGTTTTTGAATTCagaattgaattttgttttattcttttacgGTTTAATCTTAGTCAAGGATGATCATCAAACTAAAAAGAAGCTGGTGTTTTGCATTGGTAACAACAATATTATTGCAAgttatcaaaattccaaaaagaCATATCCTTGGTGATTGATGTACATGgacaaagaagaaaggaagaaaagataTACAAAAGAGAACTAGAGGAAGGGGAATAACAGATACTCTGCATAGAAGAGATTCCATATAAACCGATAATATTCTGAGATAGCTTCCTGCAACAACCAAAAGTTTCTACACTCCATTAGATATACACGCCAATGATCATCGGTGATTAGAAGTTTTAAGTTTGTACAAGTATTTTTACCTTAGTGTAGTTAGCTTTTTCTAGTACCCATGTCTACAAACAAATCAACAACAGTGATATTAGAGATTGGATGAATTTGGTATGTgtcaaaatgcagaaaataaaagcaTATAGTTATGACGTTTCTGGGCACTATCTCAGGCTGACAATACTATGTGAAGAGAAATAGCCAATAGGATGTATCTTTGGATGCTTACCTGGAAAATTAAGCCTGAAGCCAAGATCATGTGTGCAGGGATCATCAGGCTACTTCTGAAAACCTGTTGATTGTTAAAGAATATGAGGAATCAACTTGGACTTAGATTGTTAAAGAATATGAGGAAGGAGGTGTGTTTACCTGAGGCATGTAGACAGCTAGTGATATGGCAGAAACATAGTTAACTAGCAGAAGTCCAGAACCGAGGAATGCAATATTTCTCACTCCAAGTTTTGTTGCCAGGGTTGATATTTGGAACCTATTCAAAATTAATCAAAGGAACAAGCATGATTAACTAAACATGCTTGAACAAACACATAAAGACGTTCGTCAACCAAGTTTGTTCAGTGGTCATAACGTATATATATCAAACGGAGCTGGTTAATCCAGGACAAACTATTAATTGCGTTTTGAAGACACCAGGATTATAAAATGGATCAAGCCAAAGAGCGGTGAGAAACTGGTATGTGTGCAATTACTTACTTGCGATCTCCTTCAACATCAGGAAGATCTTTTGTAATAGCAATGACCAGCGCAAACAGTGTCACAAAAGATGTGATGAAAGCCACAGGTGCACTGCAAATACCGAATAAGTTGAGAGTAATATATTGTCAGCTCCATTGCACTCACGATGAAATCAAAGAACAACATCGCATATTTTAAAACTCTATCCATACAATCATGCAAAGTTCTCATTATTTCGACCTGTTTATCAAAGTATCGTGCATTTGACTACTAACCTCCATTGAAACGGAAGTCCAAGAGCAGCTCTTGTAGCATGGTAAACACCAAAATTTAGAAGGAATCCTCGCACCTGATAAGGAAACATCGATACAGTatttatgttattaaaaaattcACATATGGTGATAGTTGAATTATTAGATTGAGTAGCATAACACAGCCTTTACCGTTGCAATAATAAGAAATGCTGCAATAGGGAATCTTTTCATTCTCAATGGTGGAACAGAATAGATGGTTCCCAGAAAAAGGCCAAGACAGTACAGGGATGTAATAAATGGCCCAAAGTTAAATCCGACGACTAAAAGCCCTGCTATCGCAAAAAATACCACCAACAACCAGGCAGACTGCACTGATAGATCTCCTGCTGCTATTGGCAAGTATGGTTTGTTCACTCTGCAAAAAgataaattcaaattcaaactgACTCAGAAGTAGTGGTCATATGCATGTTACTCATAAGAAGTAACACATTGCACACGAGATGCTTCTACAACTATAATAGTGATGCTACATTAAATTCTCATAGTGACCAATGTACATCCGTATTTAATGGTACCACATACTTGTCGATTCCAATGTCGTAGATCTGATTGATGCCGACTATATACCCATTACCACATATAAGAGCAAGAAGACCTGAAAGTGCCTTAAGTACAAGACTCCATTTGATCAGATGAGTGTTCTCTATCAAAGCTCTTGCCACCAAGGCActgccataaaaaaaaattacagtcaAGCTAAATGAAAGCAAAAGAATACGAAGTCCCTTCATAAATCAAATACGCAACAAAAATACTAACGTGGATCCTAAAGCTGTTCCGCGGATCGTATGAGGCCTAAGAAATCTCCAGCAAGCATTTTGGAACCGGGAAATTCTATCCAGCACTGGATCAGACCCAGCAGCACCAACCTCAGAGCATGCCTGATAGTATCTACTTTTGTGAGTGACATTGCAAAACGCacaaacataaaatttacaGATTCTACCACAAACATTCACCATTTCCAATCCTAGTATTCCTTCCAACTTTGTCTGATTTAACTGAATACGGGAGCTAGTGCCACAATTAGTCGAGCTTATTAAACCACCAGTTCCAGATAAAGTATACCAAGATTTGATCTTTACCATCTTGACTAAAAGTCAAAGCAACGGCAAATAATGAAAGAGAAGATGGAATGAGGTCATACCCGGATCGAGATTTTTCTATAATTAGTTGAAACAAATTTGGACCGCATTCTCGAAGATGATAAGCTTGTGAAGCGAACATCTTGAGGGAGGCTTATGAACTTCCCAGCTAAATGCATTGAAGGGCGATGGTGATTAGAAGAAGCTGCTGAGAAACGAGGCGCCAGAGACGAGAACCGGACACGCGGTGATTGCGAGATCGAGAGTTCCATTGATGATGCCACCACTTCCACTAGCCAAgccacacaaaacaaaacaactctctcttctttactCTGCTACTTTCATTTGTACGacgaaatttgttttttgacttgtgtgtttgtgttgtgtccAATCCTTTTTCCGGTTCGGATAGACCGGAACGGTTTGCTAATAAATTGGTTCGTTTGGGTTAGAAAGATCTCGATTTCGGTTCAAAAAGGTTAAATCAGAATTTGGCCATATCAGTAGGACTATGAGACACAGTCATTATCAATTGATGAAGtaccacaaaaacaaacaaatcaattgATTAAGTTATACAAAACTGGATTACAATTGATGACTCTAATATTTTTCAGACAggtaaaaacaaacaatctcggttaaaagaaaagaaaacaaacacacaatgTTAGCTTCAAGAGTTGAGTCTGTCTCAACAAAAGATGTTAAGACATATTGGGTACAGTTTCAGCTTGTGCTGTCGAAAAACCTTGAGAACTCTTTAACAGTGCTTCAGCTTCATCAGAAGCACTAGCCTTTGACTTCATTGTCTCTTTATCCTCCTTATTGTCCATGACTATTCTCGATGGAGCTTCGGTATCAGTTTCAGTTGATTTCTTTGTCTCTCTATGATCTTCATTACTCATCGCATTGACTTCAACTTCAAAACCTCTGGTTGTTTCAATTGTTCTCGAGTCTTTTGTCTCTgcactctcctcctcctctctaaCTTCATCCATGACTACAACTTCTGGAGCTTTGGTTTCAGTTCTCTCTGATAAATCATCTGCAGAGTTGTTATCTCCTTCTTTGATGAACTCACCAATTTCTAAAAGCTTCTGCGCTTTTAGTTCTCCTTCTTCATTAACATTCTCTGCTATCTCAGCTTCTGAAACTTTATTTGCAGCTTCTGAAACTTTATTTGCAGCTATTTCCACCATTGCATCATCTACTTCTTTTGAAACTACTACATCTTCCGGAGCTTCCCTTGCGGTTTGCTCCAGTAAACCAGCTTTCAAGTTACTCATCTCCGGTTTTTCTTTAGTCTCAGCTTCTTCTAAATCTTTCTTTTCTGTACTTTCAGGTTTATCAGACTCCGAGTCAGTAACAATCTTCTTTGGTTTGATATCTAAAGGCCCCAGCTTTGCATCAAGTTCCTTGACCAGATTCGTTAGTGATCTTGCATTCCTGGCTTCAGACAGCCGAGTAGACAACTGCAACATACCACAAAAGTTTCAAACTAGAGTCATATTTTAAGCTCAAGAAAGATTGAAACGGAGAAAAATGTGTATGCTGGATATGTCACCTGCTGTATCTGTTCAGCTCGGGGTTTGAGATCATCAGGAGATGCTTCCTTGTAGATGCTCCGGAGAATGTACATCAAATGAGAGCTTACATTATCCAAATGATGTTGTTGGAGCTCACATTGATGTACATCAGAG
The Camelina sativa cultivar DH55 chromosome 15, Cs, whole genome shotgun sequence DNA segment above includes these coding regions:
- the LOC104745405 gene encoding homogentisate solanesyltransferase, chloroplastic, whose translation is MELSISQSPRVRFSSLAPRFSAASSNHHRPSMHLAGKFISLPQDVRFTSLSSSRMRSKFVSTNYRKISIRACSEVGAAGSDPVLDRISRFQNACWRFLRPHTIRGTALGSTALVARALIENTHLIKWSLVLKALSGLLALICGNGYIVGINQIYDIGIDKVNKPYLPIAAGDLSVQSAWLLVVFFAIAGLLVVGFNFGPFITSLYCLGLFLGTIYSVPPLRMKRFPIAAFLIIATVRGFLLNFGVYHATRAALGLPFQWSAPVAFITSFVTLFALVIAITKDLPDVEGDRKFQISTLATKLGVRNIAFLGSGLLLVNYVSAISLAVYMPQVFRSSLMIPAHMILASGLIFQTWVLEKANYTKEAISEYYRFIWNLFYAEYLLFPFL
- the LOC104745404 gene encoding 40S ribosomal protein S5-2 isoform X2, encoding MAAVAEIDAEMQQQLTNEVKLFNRWTYDDVQVTDISLVDYIGVQAAKHATFVPHTAGRYSVKRFRKAQCPIVERLTNSLMMHGRNNGKKLMAVRIVKHAMEIIHLLQDQNPIQVIIDAIVNSGPREDATRIGSAGVVRRQAVDISPLRRVNQAIFLITTGAREAAFRNIKTIAECLADELINAAKGSSNSYAIKKKDEIERVAKANR
- the LOC104745406 gene encoding uncharacterized protein LOC104745406, which gives rise to MDPPVTDLESIEDQKEGGPSFHCDLYDTEVVHKIAQVFLPGLATACVDNTTGDIFKSPGSVAADIRKEMIDYMTSRSESFVAEHIVLQGGSEIEASHDPFDIISDFIDDFATSKRNLFSRVSGWMLSERREDNIDDFAQEMEISGFWLTDHREGIAQTLLRNVDFKNTSHCEMKFQTQGELAKHALSCGYRTMNCENEGCTAVFCANQMENHDSVCPFKIIQCEQNCSESIMRREMDRHCITVCPMKLVNCPFHSVGCLSDVHQCELQQHHLDNVSSHLMYILRSIYKEASPDDLKPRAEQIQQLSTRLSEARNARSLTNLVKELDAKLGPLDIKPKKIVTDSESDKPESTEKKDLEEAETKEKPEMSNLKAGLLEQTAREAPEDVVVSKEVDDAMVEIAANKVSEAANKVSEAEIAENVNEEGELKAQKLLEIGEFIKEGDNNSADDLSERTETKAPEVVVMDEVREEEESAETKDSRTIETTRGFEVEVNAMSNEDHRETKKSTETDTEAPSRIVMDNKEDKETMKSKASASDEAEALLKSSQGFSTAQAETVPNMS
- the LOC104745404 gene encoding 40S ribosomal protein S5-2 isoform X1; the encoded protein is MAAVAEIDAEMQQQLTNEVKLFNRWTYDDVQVTDISLVDYIGVQAAKHATFVPHTAGRYSVKRFRKAQCPIVERLTNSLMMHGRNNGKKLMAVRIVKHAMEIIHLLQDQNPIQVIIDAIVNSGPREDATRIGSAGVVRRQAVDISPLRRVNQAIFLITTGAREAAFRNIKTIAECLADELINAAKGSSNSYAIKKKDEIERVDIPFALRVTILSMFYFHLD